The following coding sequences lie in one Sedimentibacter sp. MB35-C1 genomic window:
- a CDS encoding DUF3852 domain-containing protein, which translates to MTKNKKRVLMLTCAFVLSMLFCTTAFAAGTGDVAGAIEGTWRDASGQIKTVVNNVVFPAIDLILAVFFFAKLGMAYFDYRKHGQFEWSAPAILFACLVFTLTAPLYIWTILGM; encoded by the coding sequence ATGACGAAAAATAAAAAAAGAGTCTTGATGCTGACTTGTGCCTTTGTGCTCTCCATGCTTTTTTGTACAACGGCTTTTGCAGCCGGTACCGGGGACGTGGCAGGAGCAATTGAGGGCACATGGCGAGATGCTTCAGGGCAGATAAAAACAGTGGTAAACAATGTGGTATTCCCGGCAATCGATCTTATTTTAGCTGTGTTTTTCTTTGCTAAACTTGGGATGGCATATTTTGATTATCGCAAGCATGGCCAATTCGAGTGGAGTGCCCCGGCAATATTGTTTGCCTGCTTGGTGTTTACCTTAACGGCACCGCTCTATATTTGGACAATTTTGGGGATGTAG